In Lycium ferocissimum isolate CSIRO_LF1 chromosome 11, AGI_CSIRO_Lferr_CH_V1, whole genome shotgun sequence, a single genomic region encodes these proteins:
- the LOC132036730 gene encoding vacuolar cation/proton exchanger 3-like yields the protein MAKDSQFSGGKSHLEMGSLEGRAVLQLEDENLVNSKHNDRRTTSMDATPQISVFDADTDDVSCKYVWKNILRQMHIVLFTKKLNLLIPCGPLAMIVDMLTDHHGWIFFLSLLGIIPLAERLGWATEQLAFYTGPTVGGLLNATFGNATELIISMYALRRGMIRVVQQSLLGSILSNTLLVLGCAFFGGGIVHSSKDQVFDKGNAVMNSGLLLMAVMGLLFPAVLHFTHTELHFGKSELALSRFSSCVMLVAYGAYLFYQLTSQNSLYMPISEEEGENDGSPDEEEAPEISKWGSIIWLSIMTLWIAVLSEYLVNAIEGASVAMSIPVAFISVILLPIVGNAAEHAGAVMFACKDKLDISLGVAIGSSTQIAMFGIPFCVVVGWIMGRPMDLNFQLFETATLFMSVLVVAFMLQDGTSNYFKGLMLLLCYLIVAASFFVHIDPEAIQDKPTTKT from the exons ATGGCTAAAGATTCACAATTTTCAGGGGGGAAGTCCCATCTTGAA ATGGGATCACTAGAAGGAAGAGCAGTACTTCAGCTTGAAGATGAGAACCTTGTGAACTCTAAGCATAATGATAGGAGGACAACTTCTATGGATGCCACTCCTCAGATATCCGTTTTTGATGCCGATACGGACGATGTCAGTTGTAAATATGTGTGGAAAAATATACTAAGGCAGATGCACATAGTTTTGTTTACCAAGAAGTTAAACCTACTTATTCCTTGTGGTCCTTTAGCCATGATTGTCGATATGTTAACCGATCATCAT GGATGGATCTTCTTTCTTAGCTTGTTAGGAATCATACCCCTTGCAGAGCGCTTAGGTTGGGCGACAGA GCAGCTGGCTTTCTATACGGGGCCAACAG TTGGAGGACTTTTAAATGCAACTTTTGGTAACGCGACAGAGCTAATAATATCAATGTATGCACTGAGAAGAGGCATGATTCGTGTGGTTCAGCAGTCATTATTAGGTTCAATTCTATCTAATACATTACTAGTGCTCGGATGTGCATTTTTTGGTGGTGGAATTGTTCATTCCAGTAAGGACCAGGTTTTTGACAAG GGAAATGCAGTGATGAATTCGGGGTTGCTTTTGATGGCAGTGATGGGCTTACTGTTCCCTGCTGTCCTCCATTTTACACACACTGAGTTGCATTTTGGGAAGTCAGAGCTGGCACTTTCCAGATTCAGCAGCTGCGTAATGCTTGTAGCATATGGTGCATACCTGTTTTATCAGCTGACTAGTCAGAATAGTCTTTACATGCCAATTTCTGAG GAAGAGGGTGAGAATGACGGAAGCCCAGATGAGGAAGAAGCCCCTGAGATATCAAAATGGGGGTCAATCATATGGCTTTCGATTATGACACTATGGATCGCGGTCTTGTCAGAATACCTGGTTAATGCCATAGAG GGGGCATCAGTTGCTATGAGTATTCCTGTGGCATTTATAAGTGTCATACTGCTCCCGATTGTTGGAAATGCAGCTGAGCATGCTGGTGCTGTCATGTTTGCTTGCAAAGACAAGCTT GACATCTCTTTGGGAGTGGCAATAGGCTCATCAACGCAGATTGCCATGTTTGGG ATCCCCTTCTGCGTGGTGGTTGGATGGATTATGGGCCGTCCTATGGATTTGAACTTCCAATTGTTTGAAACGGCCACGCTTTTCATGAGTGTCCTTGTAGTAGCATTCATGTTGCAG GATGGAACTTCCAATTACTTTAAAGGACTGATGCTCCTTCTCTGCTATTTGATAGTCGCTGCAAGCTTCTTTGTGCATATAGATCCAGAGGCTATAC AGGACAAGCCCACCACAAAAACATAG
- the LOC132036065 gene encoding glucose-1-phosphate adenylyltransferase small subunit, chloroplastic/amyloplastic — translation MAASTRALKSSPSPHNCISERNNNDSTRAMSFRNLSFSSSYLSGDKLKAFFNSQQRRFSERRNPLIVSPNAVSDSQNSQTCLDPDASRSVLGIILGGGAGTRLYPLTKKRAKPAVPLGANYRLIDIPVSNCINSNISKIYVLTQFNSASLNRHLSRAYASNMGGYKNEGFVEVLAAQQSPENPNWFQGTADAVRQYLWLFEEHNVLEYLVLAGDHLYRMDYEKFIQAHRETDADITVAALPMDEKRATAFGLMKIDEEGRIIEFAEKPKGEQLKAMKVDTTILGLDDERAKEMPFIASMGIYVISKDVMLNLLRDKFPGANDFGSEVIPGATSLGMRVQAYLYDGYWEDIGTIEAFYNANLGITKKPVPDFSFYDRSAPIYTQPRYLPPSKMLDADVTDSVIGEGCVIKNCKIHHSVVGLRSCISEGAIIEDTLLMGADYYETDADRKFLAAKGSVPIGIGKNSHIKRAIIDKNARIGENVKIINCDNVQEAARETDGYFIKSGIVTVIKDALIPSGIVI, via the exons ATGGCGGCTTCTACTAGAGCCTTAAAATCTTCTCCGTCTCCACACAATTGTATCTCCGAGAGAAATAATAATGATTCTACTCGTGCAATGTCCTTTCGAAACCTCTCCTTTTCGTCATCTTATCTTTCCGGCGACAAGCTGAAAGCGTTCTTCAATTCACAACAACGCCGGTTCAGTGAGAGAAGAAATCCACTGATCGTATCGCCTAATGCTGTTTCTGATTCGCAAAATTCGCAGACATGTCTCGACCCTGACGCTAGCAGA AGTGTTTTGGGAATTATTCTTGGAGGTGGAGCTGGGACCCGACTTTATCCTTTAACTAAAAAGAGAGCAAAGCCAGCAGTTCCTCTTGGAGCAAATTATCGTCTGATTGACATTCCTGTAAGCAATTGCATTAACAGTAACATATCCAAGATCTATGTTCTGACACAATTCAACTCTGCGTCTCTGAATCGCCATCTTTCACGGGCATATGCTAGCAACATGGGCGGCTACAAAAATGAGGGTTTTGTGGAAGTACTTGCTGCTCAACAAAGTCCGGAGAACCCCAATTGGTTTCAG GGCACTGCTGATGCTGTCAGGCAGTATCTATGGTTGTTTGAGGAGCATAACGTTCTTGAATACCTCGTACTTGCTGGAGATCATCTATACCGAATGGATTATGAGAAGTTCATTCAAGCCCACAGAGAAACAGATGCTGATATTACTGTTGCCGCACTACCAATGGACGAAAAGCGTGCCACTGCATTCGGTCTCATGAAGATTGACGAAGAAGGACGCATTATTGAATTTGCAGAGAAACCGAAAGGAGAGCAATTGAAAGCAATGAAA GTGGATACTACCATTTTAGGTCTTGATGATGAGAGAGCTAAAGAGATGCCGTTTATCGCGAGTATGGGTATATATGTCATTAGCAAGGATGTGATGTTAAACCTACTCCGTGACAAGTTCCCTGGAGCCAATGATTTTGGTAGTGAAGTTATTCCTGGTGCAACCTCACTTGGGATGAGA GTGCAAGCTTACTTATATGATGGGTACTGGGAAGATATTGGTACGATTGAAGCTTTTTACAATGCCAATTTGGGCATTACAAAAAAGCCGGTGCCAGATTTTAG CTTTTATGACCGATCAGCTCCAATCTACACCCAACCTCGATATCTGCCACCTTCAAAAATGCTTGATGCTGATGTGACAGATAGTGTCATTGGTGAAGGTTGTGTGATCAAG AACTGTAAGATTCACCATTCTGTGGTTGGGCTCAGATCATGCATATCGGAGGGAGCAATTATAGAAGACACACTTTTGATGGGGGCAGATTATTATGAG ACTGATGCTGATAGGAAGTTTCTGGCTGCAAAGGGTAGTGTCCCAATTGGCATCGGCAAGAATTCTCACATCAAAAGAGCCATTATTGACAAGAATGCCCGTATAGGGGAAAATGTGAAG ATCATTAACTGCGACAATGTGCAAGAAGCCGCTAGGGAAACAGATGGGTACTTCATTAAGAGTGGGATTGTCACTGTCATCAAGGATGCTTTGATTCCCAGTGGTATTGTCATCTAA
- the LOC132035815 gene encoding protein CHROMATIN REMODELING 4-like — MGLSEKDICIKCDKGGEVLACADRCCPIAVHVRCMGCPARFDDSGKFYCPYCLYRQSIAKFHQAKEHVLSKKQALHTFIDKEMIDNVREVPSIASKSTCESADEPLAEKKSDVPESNCDQQLVVGQQIHSGPDVDCGSKPSVHTSSKATATDSRVLEAGKSVQVNDLKEVGEHQLENIVEDSRLSNSSVAEEDKSGNELVLAETKRNSAEITGEQMIGVDQTTETIMNTDPPLQQHVHGKRKAETGDLKRGESKSVSTQRECGQKVNKVKGECMLTDSPRRLTRTSASLLEKSSAAGELVQVKQQSILLPVILPNGKRRRVLWSREEEEMIEEGVQKFSSTVNKNIPWRKILEFGRHVFDYTRTPTDLKDKWKQICSKYGGRV; from the exons ATGGGCCTGTCGGAGAAAGATATTTGTATAAAATGTGATAAAGGTGGGGAAGTGTTGGCTTGTGCTGATAGATGTTGTCCTATAGCAGTTCATGTAAGGTGCATGGGTTGTCCAGCTAGATTTGATGATTCGGGAAAATTCTATTGCCCCTACTGTCTATATAGGCAATCAATTGCAAAATTTCATCAAGCAAAGGAGCATGTTTTGTCAAAAAAACAAGCTCTTCATACTTTCATAGATAAGGAAATGATAGACAACGTCAGAGAGGTGCCATCAATAGCGAGCAAATCGACATGTGAAAGTGCTGATGAGCCATTAGCAGAAAAGAAGAGTGATGTTCCAGAAAGCAATTGTGATCAACAATTGGTGGTTGGGCAGCAAATACATTCAGGACCAGATGTTGATTGTGGTAGTAAACCTAGTGTGCATACATCTTCTAAAGCAACAGCAACTGATTCTAGAGTTTTAGAAGCTGGAAAGAGCGTTCAGGTAAATGATCTAAAAGAAGTTGGTGAACACCAACTAGAGAATATTGTTGAAGATAGCCGCTTAAGTAACTCATCCGTTGCTGAAGAGGACAAATCGGGGAATGAACTTGTTCTGGCAGAAACGAAAAGAAATTCTGCTGAAATTACAGGAGAACAGATGATAGGGGTTGATCAAACTACTGAAACCATCATGAACACAGATCCTCCATTGCAGCAGCATGTGCATGGTAAAAGAAAAGCTGAAACTGGGGATTTAAAACGTGGAGAATCTAAGTCTGTTTCAACACAACGTGAGTGTGGCCAAAAGGTTAACAAAGTTAAAGGTGAGTGTATGCTCACTGACTCTCCAAGAAGGTTAACTAGGACATCAGCTTCTTTACTTGAGAAAAGTAGTGCAGCGGGCGAATTAGTGCAAGTTAAACAGCAGTCCATATTGTT ACCAGTTATCCTTCCAAATGGGAAACGTAGAAGAGTATTATGGAGTCgcgaagaggaagagatgaTTGAG GAAGGAGTTCAAAAATTCTCAAGCACTGTAAACAAGAACATCCCGtggaggaaaattctagaatttGGTCGTCATGTGTTTGATTATACTCGCACTCCAACTGATCTCAAGGACAAATGGAAACAAATCTGCTCTAAATATGGTGGGCGAGTCTGA